The following are encoded together in the Serratia odorifera genome:
- the fur gene encoding ferric iron uptake transcriptional regulator, producing MTDNNTALKKAGLKVTLPRLKILEVLQDPACHHVSAEDLYKKLIDMGEEIGLATVYRVLNQFDDAGIVTRHNFEGGKSVFELTQQHHHDHLICLDCGKVIEFSDESIEARQRDIAKQHGIKLTNHSLYLYGHCAIGDCREDDTLHDKK from the coding sequence ATGACTGACAACAATACCGCATTAAAGAAGGCCGGCTTAAAAGTCACGCTTCCGCGACTCAAAATCCTGGAAGTACTGCAAGATCCGGCTTGCCATCACGTCAGTGCGGAAGATTTGTACAAGAAACTGATTGATATGGGCGAAGAAATTGGTCTGGCGACGGTTTACCGCGTACTGAACCAATTTGACGACGCCGGGATTGTCACCCGTCATAATTTCGAAGGCGGCAAATCAGTATTCGAACTGACTCAGCAGCACCATCACGATCACCTGATTTGCCTGGACTGCGGCAAAGTGATCGAATTCAGCGATGAATCCATCGAAGCGCGTCAGCGTGACATTGCCAAACAGCACGGTATCAAACTCACCAACCACAGCCTGTACCTGTACGGTCATTGCGCCATCGGTGATTGCCGCGAAGACGATACGCTGCACGACAAAAAATAA